In one Eschrichtius robustus isolate mEscRob2 chromosome 15, mEscRob2.pri, whole genome shotgun sequence genomic region, the following are encoded:
- the IL1B gene encoding interleukin-1 beta — protein MATVPEPTNEVMAYYSDENDLLFEADGPKQMMCCVQHLDLSSVGDGSIQLQISHQLYNKSFRQVVSVIVATEKLKRIPCSQAFQDDDLRSIFSLIFEEEPVIFETYADDFLCDAGVQSLNCKLQDKEQKSLVLAGPCVLKALHLLARDMNREVVFCMSFVQGDERDDKIPVALGLKEKNLYLSCVMKGDRPTLQLEEVDPKTYPKWNMEKRFVFNKTEVKNTVEFESALYPNWYISTSQAEEKPIFLGRSKGGHDITDFTMEIISP, from the exons ATGGCAACAGTACCCGAGCCCACCAACGAAGTGATGGCTTACTACAG TGATGAGAATGACCTGTTATTTGAGGCTGACGGCCCCAAACAGATGATG TGCTGCGTCCAACACCTGGACCTCAGCTCCGTGGGAGATGGGAGCATCCAACTGCAAATCTCccaccagctctacaacaagagcTTCAGGCAGGTGGTGTCGGTCATCGTGGCCACGGAGAAGCTGAAGAGGATTCCCTGCTCACAGGCCTTCCAGGATGACGACCTGAGGAGCATCTTTTCACTCATCTTTGAAGAAG AGCCTGTCATCTTTGAAACGTACGCTGATGATTTTCTGTGCGACGCGGGTGTGCAGTCGCTGAACTGCAAACTCCAAGACAAAGAGCAAAAATCCCTGGTGCTGGCTGGCCCATGTGTGCTGAAGGCCCTCCACCTCCTCGCGCGGGACATGAACCGAGAAG tgGTTTTCTGCATGAGCTTCGTGCAAGGAGATGAACGTGACGACAAGATACCTGTGGCCTTaggcctcaaggaaaagaatCTATACCTGTCTTGTGTGATGAAAGGCGATAGGCCCACCCTGCAGCTGGAG GAGGTAGACCCCAAAACTTACCCAAAGTGGAATATGGAAAAGCGATTTGTCTTCAACAAGACAGAAGTCAAGAATACAGTTGAATTTGAGTCTGCCCTGTACCCCAACTGGTACATCAGCACCTCTCAAGCAGAAGAAAAGCCCATCTTCCTAGGACGTTCCAAAGGCGGCCATGATATAACTGACTTCACCATGGAAATCATCTCTCCCTAA